In Chlorobiota bacterium, the sequence TGCCGGCGTTCATCATCATTATGATCCTATTCTTTGTTCTCACCATCGTTTTCGACTGGGGGAATGCAAAGAAAGGGGCATCTGGGGTTGCCAATGCTGGCGGCCAAGCCATTGGCCATGTCAACGGCGACCCAATCAATTACCGTGAATACCAGACGCGAGTTGATACCCTTATCAATCGCCAACGCGCCGCAAATCCCGACGGGGAGATTGACGAGATGCAAATCCGTGAGTCGGTCTGGAACCAGATGGTGAATGAGATTTTGCTGAACCAAGCCGCCGAACGGCTTGGCGTAAGCGTCACCGATAAACAGGTGGATGAAAAACTCCTGTACGATCCCCCCTCCTACCTCACCCAGATGTTCAGCGACAGCACCGGCGCGTTCCAGCAGAATGTTTACTACGATTTCATGCGGAACACCGATGCCTTCCTTGCGCAACGCCAGTTCCCTGCCGAGGAGATCGCCTCGATCAAGAATCAGTTTGCCGAGATTCGCCACGACCTTCGGATGCAGATGCTGCAAGAAGCCGTCAGCAGCGCGATCACCGCTTCGGCAATTCCTTCCCCATCGGAAATCCGGCTGGCCTACGACAACAAAAAGCTGAAGGCCAGCGGCAGCTTTGCCATGCTGGATGTGAACTCCATCCCCGACGACCAGGTGAAGGTAAGCGACGACGACGCAAAGAAATACTACGATGAACACAAAGCCGACTTCGTGCAGAAAGCCTCGCGCGAGCTTCGCTACGTCATCCTTCCCCTTTCCCCAAGCAAGCAAGATTCCAGCACGGTGCTGAACCGGCTTGGCAAAGCCACCGAAGCCCTGAACCGCGCAGCCACCACTGCCGAGAAAGACTCGGTGTTCAGCGAGCTGATCGCCCAGTTCGGACCGGGGAACTACGCCGGAACCGCCTTCACTCCGTTCCAGGAAATTCCTGCCGAGCTTCAGGCCGCGTTGCAGGGCGCAACCCCGGGCGCGGTGATCGGACCGTTTGCTTCCCCAGAAGGGACCATTCTGCTGAACGTCCAGGATATGAAGGATAGCGGCGAGGTCTTCGTCAAAGCCCAGCACATCCTTCTGAAAACCGAAGGGGTCAGCAACACCGACAGCCTGAAGGCTTTGGCCGAATCAATCTTGAAAAAAGCCAAAAGTGGGGAGAAGTTTGAAGCATTGGTGACAACCTTCAGCCAAGATCAAGGCTCGGCAATGAACGGCGGCGATGTTGGATACTTCAGCAAAACCAGTCCGTTTGTGCAGGAGTTCAAGGACGCAGCGTTGGGCGCAAACGTGGGCGACATCGTTGGCCCGGTAAAAACGCAGTTTGGATATCACGTTATCAAGATCACCGACAAAACCGCACGCAGCTACAAGCTGCGCGATATGCGGTTCAACATCAAGACCACCCGCGGAACCAAAAACGCCCTGATGCGCCGCGCCCAGATGCTGCGCGACACCATCGCCAGCGGGCAGGCATTGGATTCGGCATTTGCCGCAAAACGTGGCTTGCAGTCGGTAAGCAGCGGGCCAATTCAAAAATCCATGCCGGTGGCGGGGATGATGGAGCTAACCTACTTTGCCTACGCCAACAATGTG encodes:
- a CDS encoding peptidyl-prolyl cis-trans isomerase; amino-acid sequence: MGVMQKLRQGMPAFIIIMILFFVLTIVFDWGNAKKGASGVANAGGQAIGHVNGDPINYREYQTRVDTLINRQRAANPDGEIDEMQIRESVWNQMVNEILLNQAAERLGVSVTDKQVDEKLLYDPPSYLTQMFSDSTGAFQQNVYYDFMRNTDAFLAQRQFPAEEIASIKNQFAEIRHDLRMQMLQEAVSSAITASAIPSPSEIRLAYDNKKLKASGSFAMLDVNSIPDDQVKVSDDDAKKYYDEHKADFVQKASRELRYVILPLSPSKQDSSTVLNRLGKATEALNRAATTAEKDSVFSELIAQFGPGNYAGTAFTPFQEIPAELQAALQGATPGAVIGPFASPEGTILLNVQDMKDSGEVFVKAQHILLKTEGVSNTDSLKALAESILKKAKSGEKFEALVTTFSQDQGSAMNGGDVGYFSKTSPFVQEFKDAALGANVGDIVGPVKTQFGYHVIKITDKTARSYKLRDMRFNIKTTRGTKNALMRRAQMLRDTIASGQALDSAFAAKRGLQSVSSGPIQKSMPVAGMMELTYFAYANNVGEVSKPIEMQNGNIIIAQVAKIRNAGTAEFADVKAEIIKKLRTQKKLDMLKDRATKLRGALAAGDSLEKLKTIDPGVQVMAFNDVNSTSPFPGAGFDVPLTAATFALNPGQFSDAVRGERGYYIVQLQSKTVPTDQEFQKDRAEFIKEFMSTRRSSLFQEWIQKAREQADIEDLRHQS